Genomic window (Bradyrhizobium sp. 186):
GTAGGGGTGCGTCTCGCGCGAGCAGATCGCCTCGACGCAATGATCGACGGCGCGGATGCCGGTCGACAGGAATAGCCATTCCGGCGTGTGCACGGTGATGGCGGGATCGAGGATGGTCGCGCGCGGCACGGTGAGCGGATGCCGCAGCATTTCCTTCACATGCGTGCGGCGGTTGGTCACGCCCGCGATCGCGCTGAACTCGCCGCCGGCGATCGTGGTCGGGACACTGATCTGGCGCACGGTCGGCGGCGTCATCTCGGGCGCGACGCCCTTGTGCACGCGGATGCGTTCGATGCCGTCGACGTTGTCGATGCCGTTGGCGAGGCAGAGCTGCACCGCCTTGGCGCCGTCAGTGATCGAGCCGCCACCCACGGTAACGATCAAATCGGCACCTGCCTCGCGCGCCGCATTGGCTGCCGCAATCACAGCCTCGCGCGGCGTGTGCGCCGGCATGGCGTCGAACAGCCCGGCGCAGCGCGTGCCGAGCGCCTGCCTGATCTTCTCGATTTCGTCGGTCTGCCGGTTCAGCGTGCCGGAGACCATCAGGAAGGCGCGACGTGTCCCCAGCCGGTCCATCTGCGCGACGATGGCTGCGGCCGCGGGATGGCCGAACACAACCTCCTCGATCGCGCCGTAAACGACACGTCCCTGGTGCACGTCTGTTCTCCCCGGACAATTCGTCTTGGTTTTGTTATGGCAGTCTAATCGAGGGAGCGGCGTCCGTCATGCGCGAAGACGCTGGCGTGAGGCCCACGCTGGATGCGGCGCGCACCCATCGCCCGCCATATTCATGAGCCCGGCGAATAAGCCCATTCGCGCACCGCCCGCTAATCGTCCCGTGAGAAGCCGGCTATCTCTGTGTCAGCCCGTCATCCGGCTGGGGTATCCCACCGGAGATGGCGCCCGCCGTCGTCTTGAATATTTCATCATTGAAACCCATCTTGTGGCGCTTGCGGGTAGGCGCGTACCCTGCTGTCTCTGCGGCTTTTATGCGAGGACCTGGGATGAGCGGACCGGACGGAAGCGAGCAATTTGTCAAAACGCACGATTTCGTTTCGCTTCGGCCCCGCGCAATCGCCGGGCTTCTTGCCGCGGCATTCGCCCTCGCCGGCTGTGGACAGCCGGCCTCGCAAGCCGCCGCCCCGCCGCCGCCGGCGGTGACCGTCGCCGAGCCGGTCAAACGCACCGTCACCGATTGGGACGAATTCACCGGCCGCTTCGAGGCAATGGAGGAGGTGCAGGTGCGCCCCCGCGTCGGCGGCTTCGTCAACTCCGTCGAATTCCAGGACGGCGCGATCGTGCATCAGGGCGATCTGCTTTACGTCATCGACCCGCGCCCGTTCGAGGCGGTGGCGGAGCAGGCGGACGGCCAGCTCTCGGACGCGCGCGCCAGGGTGGAACTCGCCAAGCGCGAGCTCGACCGCGGCCTGAACCTGGTCCAGACCAGCGCCGTGTCCGAGCAGGTCGTCGACCAGCGCCGCCAGGCCTTGCAGGCCGCCCACGCCGCGGAGGTGCAGGCCGAAGGCGCGCTGAAGGCCGCCAAGCTCAACATCGAATTCACGCACGTGACGGCGCCGCTGACGGGTCGCGTCAGCCGCCATCTCGTCAGCCCCGGCAATCTCGTGCAGGGCAGCGACAACGGCACCTCGACGCTGCTGACCTCGATTGTGACGCTGGATCCGATCTACGTCTATTTCGACATGGATGAGGCGACATTCATCAAGTACAGCAAGCTGTGGTTCGAAGGCAGGCGCCCGAGCTCGCGCGATACGGCGAACCCGGTGCAGGTGATGCTGGCCGGCGAGACCAAGCCGTCGCATGAGGGCACCATCAACTTCCTCGACAACCGCCTCGACGTCTCGACCGGCACGCTACGCAGCCGCGCCGTCGTCAAGAACACCGACCTCTCGATTCTGCCCGGCCAGTTCGGCCGCGTCCGGCTGATCGGCAGCGCGCCCTATGAGGCGCTGCTGATTCCCGACGTCGCGGTCGCAACCGACCAGTCCCGCAAGATCGTGTTGGTGGTCAAGCCGGACGACACCGTCGAGGCGCGTCCCGTGGTGCTGGGGCCGTTTGATGACGGCCTGCGCGTGATCCGCGAAGGGCTGAAGGCGGAGGACCGCGTCATCGTCAACGGCATCCAACGCGCCCGTGTCGGCGCCAAGGTGGCTCCGTCTCCCGCGCAAGCACCGGCCGGTGGCAAGCCCGGTGACAAGTCATGAATCTTGGCCGCCTCTCCATCAACCAGCCCATTCTGGCGATGGTGCTGTCGATCGTGCTGTTGATCGTCGGCGCGCTCGCCTACACCACACTGCCGGTCTCCGAATATCCGCAAGTGGTGCCGCCGACCGTCGTCGTCACCACGCAATATCCGGGCGCCTCGGCGCAAACCGTTTCCGACACCGTCGCCGCTCCGATCGAGCAACAGATCAACGGCGTCGAGGACATGCTGTATCTCTACAGCCAAGCGACCTCGAACGGGCAATTGACGATCACCGTCACCTTCAAGCTCGGCACCGACCTCGACAAGGCGCAGGTGCTGGTCCAGAATCGCGTCGCGATCGCGCAGCCGCAACTGCCGGACGAAGTGCAGCGCAACGGCGTCGTCACCCGCAAGAACTCGCCCGACATCCTGATGGTCGTGTTCATGCTGTCGCCCGACGACACGTTCGACCAGCTCTACATCTCCAATTACGCGCTGCTCCAGGTCCGCGACCAGCTGCTGCGGATCGACGGCGTCGGCGACATCCAGATTTTCGGCGCACGCGATTATTCGATGCGGTTGTGGCTTGATCCGGACCGTATCGCCAATCTCGGCTTGACCTCGACCGAAGTGCTCGCGGCGATCCGTGCGCAGAACGTGCAGATCGCGGGCGGCCAGATCGCCGAGCCGCCGATCGCGGACCGCGCCTTCCAGCCGAACCTCGTTTTCACCGGGCGCCTGAAGGACCAGAAGCAGTTCGAGGACATTCTGATCAAGGCCGGTTCCGACGGCCGCACGGTTCGGCTGCGCGACGTCGCGCGCATCGAGCTCGGTGCGCTGGCGTACTCGACCAACAGCTTCCTGTTGCGCAAATCGGCAGTCGCCATGCTGGTGACGCAGCGGCCGGGATCGAACGCGCTCGCGACGGCAAAAAACATCTCCGACACGATGACGAAGCTCAAGGCGAGCTTCCCGAAGGGCCTCGATTACAATATCGGCTACAACCCGACCGAGTTCATCGCGCAGTCCGTCCACGAGCTGATCAAGACCATCTACGAGGCCATGCTGCTGGTGGTCATCGTGGTGCTGGTGTTCCTGCAAGGATGGCGACCGGCGATCATTCCGATCATCGCTATACCGGTCTCGCTGGTCGGCACCTTCGCGGTGATGGCGGCACTCGGTTTCTCCATCAACAATCTCACGCTGTTCGGCCTCGTGCTCGCCGTCGGCATCGTGGTCGACGACGCCATCGTCGTGGTCGAGAATGTCGAGCGCCATCTCGAGCACGGCATGAGCCGGCGTGACTCCGCACTCAAGACCATGGAGGAAGTCGGCGGCGCGCTGGTCTCGATCGCGCTGGTGCTGTGCGCGGTGTTCGTCCCGACGGCGTTCTTAGGGGGAATTTCCGGCCAGTTCTTTCAGCAGTTCGCCGTCACCATTGCGGTTGCGACTGCGATCTCCTGCTTCTGTTCGCTGACGCTGTCGCCGGCGCTGGCCTCGCAGATCCTGGTCCCGCACGAGCAGAAGCGGCCGCCGGCGCGCTGGAACTTTGTCGCGCGCGGCTGGAACGCCTTCACCGGCGTCTTCAACCGCGTGTTCGACCGGCTCGCGCATGGCTATGCCGGCGTCGCTAATTTCGTGATCCGGCATTCGGTGGTGATGATCCTGATCTACGTCGTGCTGATCGGCAGCGCCGGCTGGTTGATCGTGACGACGCCGCAAGGCTTCATTCCGTCGCAGGATCGCGGCTACGTCATCATCTCCGTGCAATTGCCGGGCGCGGCGTCGCTGGCGCGTACAACCGAGGTCGTGCGCGAGATCGAGCGGATCTCGCTGGATACGCCGGGCATCGTTCGCGTCGCCGCCTTCGCCGGTTTCTCCGGCGCCACCCGCACCCAGGCCGGCAATGCGGCTGCGCTGTTTCCGGTGTTCGACGAGCCCGAGGCGCGGATAAAGAAGGGGCTGTCCGCCAACGCCATCACTGCCGAGCTGCGCAAGCGCCTCGCCGCGATCCAGGGCGCCTTCATCATCGTCATTCCACCGCCGGCCGTGCCGGGCATCGGCACCGGCGGCGGCTTCACCATCCGCATCCAGGACCGGCAGGGCCGTGGGCCGGAACTGCTTGCGTCCGCGACCGACGAGCTTGTCGCCGCCGCGCGCAAGGCGCCGAGCCTCACCTCGGTGTTCTCGCCGTTCACAGCCAACACGCCGCAGCTCTTCGTCGACATCGACCGCACCAAGGCGCAGAAGCTCGGCGTTCCCATCGCCAATATCAACGACACGATCCAGACCTATTTCGGATCGACCTATGTCAACGACTTCAACCTGTTCGGCCGCACCTATCACGTCACCGCCCAAGCCGACCTGCCGTTCCGCAAAGAACCGAGCGATCTCGCGCGGCTGCGCACGCGCAATGCCGCCGGCGACATGGTGATGCTCGGCAGCGTGGTGGAGTTCAAGGACGCCTCGGGTCCCGATCGCGTCGCGCGCTACAATCTCTATGCGGCGTCCGAATTGCAGGGTGAGCCTGCGCCGGGCACGAGTTCGACGACCTCGCTCAACACGATCAAGAAGCTCGCGGACGACACCCTGCCGAGCGGCTTCACCTTCGAATGGACCGATCTATCCTATCAGCAGATCACCGGCGGCAATGCCGGCCTCTACGTATTCCCGATCTGCGTGCTGTTCGTCTATCTGGTGCTCGCCGCGCAGTATGGTAGCTGGACCTTGCCGTTCGCGGTGATCCTGATCGTGCCGATGTGTCTGCTCGCCGCGACCATCGGCGTGCGTATCATGGGGCAGGACGTCAACATCCTTACGCAGATCGGCTTCGTCGTGCTGGTGGGGTTGGCGGCGAAGAACGCGATCCTGATCGTCGAGTTCGCGCGCGACATCGAACTCGAAGGCAAGCCGCGGCTGGAGGCCGTGATCGACGCCTGCCGCCTGCGCCTGCGGCCGATCCTGATGACGTCCTTCGCCTTCATCCTCGGCGTGCTGCCGCTGGTGATCTCGTCCGGCTCGGGCTCGGAGATGCGGCAGGCCGTCGGCGTCGCCGTCTTCTTCGGCATGATCGGCGTCACCTTGTTCGGACTTTTGTTCACGCCGATCTTCTATGTGGTGGTGCGGAATCTCGCCGAGGGCCGCCGCGACAAGAAGCCGGAGGTAGTTGCCTGATCGCTGCCGGTCGTGCCATCAGCGTATCCACAATCACGCTGTCGTCCCGGACAAGCGCAAGCGCAGATCTGGGACCCATACCCCCAGGGAGTGGTTTGGCCAAGACGGGTAACCACTGGCTCAGGCCACAACTCCTTCCTGTGGCTATGGGTCCCGGATCGGCGCTCCGCTCCAGACAACGCTGCGCGTTGTCGGAAGCTGCGCTTGTCCGGGACGACATCGGTTTTTGACGCGCACCTCCATACTAACGGCCTACGCCGAAAATGGATGGGCAGGCGCGGGGTTCTTCACTAGTATCCGCGCGATTTCAAAACAGAAAACTGCTGGGAGCTAACATATGAAATCAGCACTTTTGGCCGCTGTCGCAACTTCGGCTTTGCTGCTGGCGGCGCCGGCCTTCGCGCAAGGCGTCAAGATCGGCATCCTCAACGACCAGTCCGGCGTCTATGCCGACTACGGCGGAAAATGGTCGGTCGAGGCCGCCAGGATGGCGATCGAGGATTTCGGCGGCGAGGTGCTGGGCCAGAAGATCGAGCTCGTGACCGCCGACCACCAGAACAAGCCCGACCTCGCGAGCTCGATCGCGCGGCGCTGGTATGACGTCGAGAACGTCGACATGATCACGGAGCTGACGACCTCCTCGGTCGCACTGGCGATCCACGAGCTCTCCAAGGAAAAGAAGAAGATCGACATCGTCGTCGGTGCCGCGACCTCGCGCCTCACGGGCGACGCCTGTCAACCCTACGGCTTCCATTGGGCCTATGACACCCGCGCGCTCGGCGTCGGCACCGGCGGCTCGCTGACCAAGGCCGGCGGCGACACCTGGTTCTTCCTCACCGCGGATTACGCCTTCGGCTACGCGCTGGAAAAGGACACCAGCGAGATCGTCACCGCCAATGGCGGCAAGGTGGTCGGCTCGGTGCGCGTGCCGCTCAACTCGTCTGACTTCTCCTCCTTCCTGCTCCAGGCGCAGAGCTCGAAGGCGAAGATCGTGGGCCTCGCCAATGCCGGCCTCGACACCACCAACTCGATCAAGCAGGCGGCCGAGTTCGGCATCGTCTCCGGCGGCCAGAAGCTCGCCGGCCTCTTGATGACGCTCGCCGAAGTGAACGGGCTCGGCTTGCAGGCCGCGCAAGGCCTGGTGCTGACCGAGGGCTATTACTGGGATATCAACGACCGCACGCGCAATCTCGGCGAACGCTTCCTCAAGCGCACCGGGCGGATGCCGAACATGATTCAGGCCGGCACCTATTCGGCGACGATCAGCTATCTCAAGGCGGTCAAGGCCGCCGGCACCAAGGACCCGGATGCGGTCGCCAAGAAGCTGAAAGAGCTGCCGGTCGACGACGGCTTTGCGCAAGGTGGCAAGGTGCTCGAGAACGGCCGCATGGTCCACGACATGTATCTGTTCGAGGTCAAGAAGCCGTCGGAGTCGAAGAAGCCCTGGGACTATTACAAGCTGCTCGCAACAGTTCCGGGCGATAAGGCTTTCTTCACCGCCAAGGACAGCGGCTGCCCGCTGACGAAGTGAGGCAACGCTGCCGCCTCGCTCTCACTGTCGTCCCGGACAAGCGCGCCACAAGTGCGCGCAGATCCGGGAACCATAACCACAAACGGACGTGGTTACGGGGACTCAGAGTTACCAGCTCGCGCACAATGCTTCCCTGTGGTTGATGGGGTGGACGGCCCCCTACGGCATCAGTGTGCCAGAATGAGGTTGTCAGAAACTCATTCGCAGGAGCCGCCCGTGAACCAGATTATCCGTATTGGGATGGATACGTCGAAGTATATTTTCGTGCTGCATGGGGTTGATGCGGCGGAGCAGCCGGTCTTGCGCAAGAAGCTGTCGCGCAAGCAGGTGGCGGAGTTCTTCGCCAAGTTGCCGCCGACCGTGATCGGGATGGAGGCCTGCGGGGCTTCGCAACATTGGGCGCGGGAGCTTCGCCAGCTCGGCCACGAGGTGAAGCTGATGGCGCCGCAACTGGTGAAGCCCTACGTGTCGCGGAACAAGAACGACGGGCGGGACGCGGAAGGGCTGTGCGAGGCGATGAGCCGGCCGACCATGCGGTTCGTGCCGGTGAAGAGCGCCGAGCAGCAGGCCGCATTGATGCTGACGGGCATCCGCGACGGGCTGATCGCCCGGCGCACTCAGCTGACCAATACGATCCGCGGCCATGCGGCGGAGTTTGGCCTGATTGCGCCCAAGGGGCTGGACAAGATCGAGCCGTTGCTGGCGCAGATTGCGCAGGACGAGACGCTTCCCGTCCTGGCGCGCGAGCTGTTTGTCGTGCTGGGCCGCGAATGCGCCAAGCTCGAGAGCGAGCTGGAGGCGATCGAAGCCAGGCTGATGGCCTGGCACCGTGGCGATGCCATGGGCCGGCGTTTGGCGCAGATCCCCTCGGTCGGTCCGATCGTTGCCACCGCGCTGGTGATGAAGACGCCGGATCCGCGGGCGTTCCGCTCCGGTCGTCACTTTGCGGCCTGGGTGGGATTGACGCCCAAGGACCATTCCACTGCCGGCAAGACCAGGCTTGGCAAGATCACCCGGGCGGGCGACGAGGACTTGAGGCGGCTGCTCGTGATCGGGGCCACGGCCGTGATCCAGCAGGCCCGACGAGGCCGCGGCCAACACTCACGTTGGCTGCTGGCGCTGATTGCGCGCAAGCCGCCGAAGCTTGCGGCCGTGGCGCTCGCCAACAAGGTGGCCCGCATCGCCTGGAAGCTCATGGTGACGGGAGAGAGTTACGATGCGGCGCGGTTGAATGCCGCTGCGGCAGGGGCCGCCTAACAGATTGGCCGACCGGCGGGCTCGCTCGCCGGCCGACCCGGAGCTGCAGGAGCAGATGGAGCGATCGATCGAGCAACGATGCGAGACATTCCGTGGGACCCATTGGCCGCCAGCAGGTCGCCGGGTTGTTTGGAACCCGCATCGCGCAAACCATCTTGGCCAGCGATCTAATCCATCGCACTCAACAGGCCGGACATATGGATGCAAGCGATCCGATCTCTCAAAAAGCTCTTGTGCCACGGGGGCCGTCCACATATGGGTCCCGGATCGGCGCTCCGCTTCGCTGCGCTTGTCCGGGACGACGGCGGAATGAGTGGCGCCGCGGTGCCCCCTACACCAACCGCAACACCACCGCCCCCAGCGCGCCGGCCCATAACGCGATGCTGGCGATGCCCTGGATCGCAAAGCCCGGGCCTCGCTTCGCGGCAGCCTTCGAATAGCCGATGAAATAGACGATGCGGCCGATGATCCAGACCGCGCCGATTCCCGCTGCGATCGCATCGCTGATATAGATCGCGAACAGCCAGAGCGGCGGCAGGAAGATCGGCATCCAT
Coding sequences:
- a CDS encoding multidrug efflux RND transporter permease subunit; translation: MNLGRLSINQPILAMVLSIVLLIVGALAYTTLPVSEYPQVVPPTVVVTTQYPGASAQTVSDTVAAPIEQQINGVEDMLYLYSQATSNGQLTITVTFKLGTDLDKAQVLVQNRVAIAQPQLPDEVQRNGVVTRKNSPDILMVVFMLSPDDTFDQLYISNYALLQVRDQLLRIDGVGDIQIFGARDYSMRLWLDPDRIANLGLTSTEVLAAIRAQNVQIAGGQIAEPPIADRAFQPNLVFTGRLKDQKQFEDILIKAGSDGRTVRLRDVARIELGALAYSTNSFLLRKSAVAMLVTQRPGSNALATAKNISDTMTKLKASFPKGLDYNIGYNPTEFIAQSVHELIKTIYEAMLLVVIVVLVFLQGWRPAIIPIIAIPVSLVGTFAVMAALGFSINNLTLFGLVLAVGIVVDDAIVVVENVERHLEHGMSRRDSALKTMEEVGGALVSIALVLCAVFVPTAFLGGISGQFFQQFAVTIAVATAISCFCSLTLSPALASQILVPHEQKRPPARWNFVARGWNAFTGVFNRVFDRLAHGYAGVANFVIRHSVVMILIYVVLIGSAGWLIVTTPQGFIPSQDRGYVIISVQLPGAASLARTTEVVREIERISLDTPGIVRVAAFAGFSGATRTQAGNAAALFPVFDEPEARIKKGLSANAITAELRKRLAAIQGAFIIVIPPPAVPGIGTGGGFTIRIQDRQGRGPELLASATDELVAAARKAPSLTSVFSPFTANTPQLFVDIDRTKAQKLGVPIANINDTIQTYFGSTYVNDFNLFGRTYHVTAQADLPFRKEPSDLARLRTRNAAGDMVMLGSVVEFKDASGPDRVARYNLYAASELQGEPAPGTSSTTSLNTIKKLADDTLPSGFTFEWTDLSYQQITGGNAGLYVFPICVLFVYLVLAAQYGSWTLPFAVILIVPMCLLAATIGVRIMGQDVNILTQIGFVVLVGLAAKNAILIVEFARDIELEGKPRLEAVIDACRLRLRPILMTSFAFILGVLPLVISSGSGSEMRQAVGVAVFFGMIGVTLFGLLFTPIFYVVVRNLAEGRRDKKPEVVA
- a CDS encoding MAPEG family protein codes for the protein MYHLTALVTLLAILFYFVTCINVSRSRTKTGVKVPAMSGHPDFERAFRIQINTLEWMPIFLPPLWLFAIYISDAIAAGIGAVWIIGRIVYFIGYSKAAAKRGPGFAIQGIASIALWAGALGAVVLRLV
- a CDS encoding ABC transporter substrate-binding protein; translation: MKSALLAAVATSALLLAAPAFAQGVKIGILNDQSGVYADYGGKWSVEAARMAIEDFGGEVLGQKIELVTADHQNKPDLASSIARRWYDVENVDMITELTTSSVALAIHELSKEKKKIDIVVGAATSRLTGDACQPYGFHWAYDTRALGVGTGGSLTKAGGDTWFFLTADYAFGYALEKDTSEIVTANGGKVVGSVRVPLNSSDFSSFLLQAQSSKAKIVGLANAGLDTTNSIKQAAEFGIVSGGQKLAGLLMTLAEVNGLGLQAAQGLVLTEGYYWDINDRTRNLGERFLKRTGRMPNMIQAGTYSATISYLKAVKAAGTKDPDAVAKKLKELPVDDGFAQGGKVLENGRMVHDMYLFEVKKPSESKKPWDYYKLLATVPGDKAFFTAKDSGCPLTK
- a CDS encoding efflux RND transporter periplasmic adaptor subunit, encoding MSGPDGSEQFVKTHDFVSLRPRAIAGLLAAAFALAGCGQPASQAAAPPPPAVTVAEPVKRTVTDWDEFTGRFEAMEEVQVRPRVGGFVNSVEFQDGAIVHQGDLLYVIDPRPFEAVAEQADGQLSDARARVELAKRELDRGLNLVQTSAVSEQVVDQRRQALQAAHAAEVQAEGALKAAKLNIEFTHVTAPLTGRVSRHLVSPGNLVQGSDNGTSTLLTSIVTLDPIYVYFDMDEATFIKYSKLWFEGRRPSSRDTANPVQVMLAGETKPSHEGTINFLDNRLDVSTGTLRSRAVVKNTDLSILPGQFGRVRLIGSAPYEALLIPDVAVATDQSRKIVLVVKPDDTVEARPVVLGPFDDGLRVIREGLKAEDRVIVNGIQRARVGAKVAPSPAQAPAGGKPGDKS
- a CDS encoding iron-containing alcohol dehydrogenase; this encodes MHQGRVVYGAIEEVVFGHPAAAAIVAQMDRLGTRRAFLMVSGTLNRQTDEIEKIRQALGTRCAGLFDAMPAHTPREAVIAAANAAREAGADLIVTVGGGSITDGAKAVQLCLANGIDNVDGIERIRVHKGVAPEMTPPTVRQISVPTTIAGGEFSAIAGVTNRRTHVKEMLRHPLTVPRATILDPAITVHTPEWLFLSTGIRAVDHCVEAICSRETHPYADAQSVKGLAMLADALPRVKANPADLDARMDAQIGTWLSMGALSAGVPMGASHGIGYVLGAAFDVPHGYTSCVMLPAVMRWNAHDNAERQMIVAAAMGFPGRDAADVLDAFIRSLGMPRSLSDVRVSPEHFDAIAEQAMRTPWVPRNPRKIDGPAQVREILLLAA
- a CDS encoding IS110 family transposase: MNQIIRIGMDTSKYIFVLHGVDAAEQPVLRKKLSRKQVAEFFAKLPPTVIGMEACGASQHWARELRQLGHEVKLMAPQLVKPYVSRNKNDGRDAEGLCEAMSRPTMRFVPVKSAEQQAALMLTGIRDGLIARRTQLTNTIRGHAAEFGLIAPKGLDKIEPLLAQIAQDETLPVLARELFVVLGRECAKLESELEAIEARLMAWHRGDAMGRRLAQIPSVGPIVATALVMKTPDPRAFRSGRHFAAWVGLTPKDHSTAGKTRLGKITRAGDEDLRRLLVIGATAVIQQARRGRGQHSRWLLALIARKPPKLAAVALANKVARIAWKLMVTGESYDAARLNAAAAGAA